The following proteins come from a genomic window of Dermacentor albipictus isolate Rhodes 1998 colony chromosome 8, USDA_Dalb.pri_finalv2, whole genome shotgun sequence:
- the LOC135913724 gene encoding uncharacterized protein gives MASCKASYGSYCCVAWCTNNGRTRKKPGTHFFRIPRDHRSTAWVTYTRRTDLMEKPVNLLYTSYKICSDHFTAQDFMDPGHTRLTKMAVPTVNPGYVHPVTGGQAGECVVQEDKKRFIVTASCVAEGNLPGYVAPVSELDPADSQMDISGSSSTGAEFCAVHDDASEVSPSCSSFLASEVSPSTSSFLASEVSPSASSFLASEVSPSMSPSASSFLDSASSSVGGFPVACNSAAKGSPSKKFRRTIRRLQSKVASCQRTISRLRKNQRKLPPSISKALGIIQPHVTEEVYKLLCTHMRLQQRGKGKRFPVWLKKFALHLNFRGPRAYRFLAPIFSLPTQRSLRRWLSNIRMSPGVIPGIIQCVSASTRDWNARDRVCTLIFDEIILKKNLSYDAGQDVVHGFVDDGMERSSTIADRALVVLLAGVSKRWVQPVAFTVGHTLTSASIMAKLLNSIIMQLKAVQIIVKAVVCDQGTSNVSLAQQLGITVEKPFFEVLGERVYFIFDVPHLVKTTRNNVQAHKLLIGNEVVDWSYIEHLYKSTH, from the exons ATGGCCTCCTGCAAAGCCTCGTACGGCAGCTACTGTTGTGTAGCGTGGTGCACAAACAACGGAAGAACGCGAAAGAAGCCCGGAACCCACTTTTTTCGAATCCCACGGGACCACAG GTCGACGGCATGGGTGACATACACCCGAAGGACTGACCTTATGGAAAAGCCAGTCAATCTACTGTACACATCATACAAGATTTGCAGTGACCATTTTACTGCGCAAGACTTCATGGACCCAGGGCACACACGGCTCACTAAAATGGCCGTGCCAACAGTTAACCCAG GTTACGTCCATCCTGTAACTGGGGGTCAAGCTGGCGAATGTGTCGTGCAGGAGGACAAGAAAAGATTCATCGTGACGGCGAGCTGTGTTGCCGAAG GAAACCTACCAGGCTACGTTGCTCCCGTGAGCGAGCTAGATCCTGCAGACTCCCAAATGGACATCTCTGGCAGCAGTTCGACTGGAGCTGAGTTTTGTGCTGTTCATG ATGATGCGTCCGAGGTCTCCCCAAGTTGCAGCAGCTTTCTTGCGTCCGAGGTCTCCCCAAGTACCAGCAGCTTTCTTGCCTCTGAGGTCTCCCCAAGTGCCAGCAGCTTCCTTGCGTCTGAGGTCTCCCCAAGCATGTCCCCAAGTGCCAGCAGCTTTCTTGATTCAGCCTCAAGCTCAGTAGGAGGCTTCCCTG TTGCTTGCAACAGTGCAGCAAAGGGCTCTCCATCGAAGAAATTTAGGAGGACCATCCGACGACTGCAGTCTAAGGTAGCAAGCTGCCAGCGGACTATCTCACGGTTGCGGAAGAACCAGCGCAAGCTACCACCGTCCATTTCAAAGGCACTAGGCATTATCCAACCGCATGTGACAGAGGAGGTTTATAAACTGCTGTGTACACACATGCGGTTGCAGCAGAGGGGCAAAGGCAAGCGCTTCCCTGTTTGGCTTAAGAAATTTGCATTACATTTAAACTTTCGGGGACCACGAGCATaccgttttttggcaccaattttCTCTCTACCTACACAACGGTCACTGAGACGTTGGTTGAGCAACATTAGAATGTCACCAGGTGTAATTCCTGGAATAATACAGTGTGTTTCAGCTAGCACTCGGGATTGGAATGCGCGCGATCGAGTGTGCACCCTGATCTTTGACGAAATAATCTTAAAAAAGAACTTGTCTTATGATGCGGGTCAGGATGTTGTCCATGGATTTGTAGATGATGGCATGGAACGGTCATCGACTATTGCTGACAGGGCACTGGTTGTGCTTCTCGCTGGTGTTTCCAAGAGGTGGGTGCAACCAGTCGCATTTACAGTAGGACACACACTGACATCAGCAAGCATTATGGCTAAATTACTCAACTCAATTATTATGCAACTgaaagccgtccaaattattgtGAAAGCAGTAGTTTGTGATCAAGGTACATCTAATGTAAGCCTAGCTCAGCAGTTGGGCATTACTGTTGAAAAACCGTTTTTTGAGGTTCTGGGTGAGcgagtctatttcatttttgaTGTGCCTCATTTGGTCAAAACCACACGTAACAATGTCCAAGCTCATAAGCTACTAATTGGGAACGAGGTTGTCGATTGGTCGTACATTGAACACCTCTACAAATCGACGCATTAA